A genomic window from Candidatus Methanomethylicota archaeon includes:
- the cas5 gene encoding CRISPR-associated protein Cas5, which translates to MKALTFKVRFITAQFKDHTSKLTRRTYLIPPPSVVAGIFGAILGLKRKELAELSKGMLAGAELKSLNGRIVTLARMFKFKEMQAILTIKESEELYMPEYKFAITSNNEPLIDEGIRRLRNFDFEYEIFGGNDYHFIEFIGEPRIAKIVQDREGYGYCPREYFERIEAESFNITYNTGAIEEMKSPIVIPVMFLANVNKEFIQVYGAKIITKRELNVVDDGESKIFVYEVNPFLV; encoded by the coding sequence AATTTAAGGATCATACTTCAAAACTCACTAGAAGAACGTATTTAATTCCGCCACCATCAGTTGTGGCTGGCATCTTTGGAGCCATACTAGGATTGAAAAGGAAAGAATTAGCTGAATTAAGCAAAGGAATGTTGGCAGGAGCTGAGCTAAAATCTTTAAATGGACGCATAGTGACTTTAGCAAGAATGTTCAAATTCAAGGAAATGCAGGCAATTTTAACCATAAAAGAAAGCGAAGAACTATATATGCCAGAATATAAGTTTGCAATAACATCAAACAATGAGCCCCTAATAGATGAAGGAATAAGGAGATTAAGGAATTTTGATTTTGAGTATGAAATCTTTGGAGGAAACGATTACCATTTTATTGAATTCATAGGAGAACCAAGAATAGCGAAGATTGTTCAAGATCGAGAAGGATATGGTTATTGTCCACGCGAATATTTTGAACGTATTGAAGCTGAATCTTTCAATATAACATACAATACTGGTGCAATTGAAGAAATGAAAAGCCCAATAGTTATACCTGTTATGTTTTTAGCCAATGTTAATAAAGAGTTCATTCAAGTCTACGGAGCAAAAATAATTACAAAAAGAGAATTGAATGTTGTTGATGATGGAGAAAGCAAAATATTTGTTTATGAGGTAAACCCATTTTTAGTTTAG